The following are encoded in a window of Caldilineales bacterium genomic DNA:
- a CDS encoding DNRLRE domain-containing protein, producing MKTRYLLVALTLLALLAMAGGVRAASSQTISEPQDGGLMFVENVGQFDPQVRFQAQGSGNALWVTDDGLWVTMVETQGGGEGGTQGVGDAGTQGGGVALKLSFAGATPQRVEPFELLETEMSYFLGDDPAKWVPGAPVWAGVRYVDLYPGIDLELSGVGGQLAPRLVVRDEAALGQVRMRVEGGAAVSAMGGQMVVETALGQVALPLLAVEGVTAAALPEVAAADGAFELAAPFAAPEVVLADEVGPLAEEGTAAVATTIIFSTYLGGNQTDYAASVVADSAKVTYVCGGTDSANFPTKTGNYDTTQNGSRDAFVSKYDLTGKLTASTFFGGAAHDNCNSLVLSGSKVYFTGYTESSALPMPAGAFDASYNGGGDAYAAILATTLKALVASTYLGGAGEDVGYAIDVDSNNNVYVVGHSEGGFPTTAGTAQPVFGGGRDAFVAKMNNALSARTWATYLGGGNNDTGGGVDERSGGVYVAGDTESNNFPKTAGAFDQTHNGARDGFITKLNGNGGLSYSTFVGSTSDDWLTDVAVDSAGRAHAVGNTTSANYPKTANALQPNLGGGQDAVLTVLNAAGNALVYSTFYGGANTDGAEGVALDSTPNSYIGGYTDSNNLPTKDPYQAAKSGNRDAFLSKVASTGGGVLLYGTYLGGTGWDAAYETHVDASGYILLVGATQSNNFPRVNAADNSFNGVQDAFVTKLALAPLKTTSFQDGVLPTTAYAGTRDTYVSQNSAAVNFGAVATLNVDGDDPNGSGKDICTLIKWDVTTIPSCATLSSASIVINVTNHSTGQVYELYKVTQNWDEMTATWNNQPTHDTKVLGTVGMNALGLYTINLNTTGKSVVQGWIDKPATNYGFWICDPNNTDGFDFDSSEAATAANRPKLTVQWVHPAVTTSAPADEPLTDEGAPEAGWPLLWMPLVNR from the coding sequence ATGAAAACCAGATACTTGCTTGTGGCATTGACCCTGCTGGCATTGCTGGCGATGGCGGGCGGCGTGAGAGCGGCGTCCAGCCAGACCATCAGTGAGCCGCAGGATGGCGGGCTGATGTTCGTCGAGAACGTCGGCCAGTTCGACCCGCAGGTTCGTTTCCAGGCCCAGGGCAGCGGCAATGCACTCTGGGTGACGGACGATGGCTTGTGGGTGACAATGGTGGAGACGCAGGGAGGGGGAGAGGGGGGGACGCAGGGAGTGGGAGACGCAGGGACGCAGGGAGGGGGTGTGGCATTGAAGTTGAGCTTTGCGGGGGCGACGCCGCAGAGGGTGGAGCCGTTCGAGTTGTTGGAGACGGAGATGTCGTACTTCCTGGGGGACGACCCGGCGAAGTGGGTGCCGGGGGCGCCGGTGTGGGCGGGGGTGCGCTATGTGGACCTGTACCCCGGCATCGACCTGGAGTTGAGCGGGGTGGGCGGGCAGTTGGCGCCGCGCTTGGTGGTGCGCGATGAGGCGGCGTTGGGGCAGGTGCGGATGCGGGTGGAGGGGGGCGCTGCGGTGAGCGCGATGGGCGGGCAGATGGTGGTGGAGACGGCCCTGGGCCAGGTGGCCTTGCCGCTGTTGGCGGTGGAGGGGGTGACGGCGGCTGCGCTGCCGGAGGTAGCGGCTGCTGACGGTGCGTTTGAGCTGGCGGCGCCGTTTGCGGCGCCGGAGGTTGTGCTGGCGGATGAGGTGGGGCCGCTGGCGGAGGAAGGGACAGCGGCGGTGGCGACGACGATCATCTTCAGCACCTACCTGGGCGGCAACCAGACTGACTATGCCGCCTCCGTGGTGGCGGACAGCGCCAAAGTCACCTATGTCTGCGGCGGTACTGACTCAGCGAACTTCCCCACGAAGACCGGCAACTATGACACCACCCAAAACGGAAGCCGTGATGCCTTTGTCTCTAAGTACGACCTGACCGGTAAGCTGACGGCAAGCACTTTCTTTGGCGGCGCTGCCCATGACAACTGTAACAGTCTGGTACTGAGCGGTAGCAAGGTCTACTTCACCGGCTATACCGAGTCGAGCGCTTTGCCGATGCCTGCTGGCGCCTTCGACGCAAGTTATAACGGTGGTGGTGATGCCTACGCAGCCATCCTTGCCACCACCCTCAAGGCGTTGGTAGCCAGCACCTATCTGGGCGGGGCGGGTGAGGACGTCGGCTATGCGATCGACGTCGACAGCAACAACAATGTCTATGTCGTTGGGCACTCCGAGGGCGGGTTCCCGACCACGGCGGGCACGGCGCAACCGGTGTTCGGCGGTGGGCGTGACGCCTTCGTTGCCAAGATGAACAACGCTCTCAGCGCTCGCACGTGGGCGACGTATCTGGGCGGAGGGAACAACGATACTGGCGGGGGTGTTGACGAACGCAGTGGGGGAGTCTATGTGGCTGGCGATACCGAGTCCAATAACTTCCCAAAGACGGCCGGCGCCTTCGATCAGACCCACAATGGCGCCCGTGATGGCTTTATCACAAAGCTGAATGGCAATGGCGGCCTCAGCTACAGCACGTTTGTGGGTTCGACCAGCGATGATTGGTTGACGGATGTTGCCGTCGATAGCGCCGGTCGCGCCCACGCCGTTGGCAACACAACCAGCGCCAACTATCCCAAGACCGCCAACGCCTTGCAGCCCAATCTGGGCGGCGGGCAAGACGCTGTGCTCACGGTTCTGAACGCGGCCGGCAACGCGCTGGTCTACAGCACCTTCTACGGTGGTGCAAACACCGATGGGGCGGAAGGCGTTGCCTTGGATAGCACGCCCAACAGCTACATCGGGGGATATACCGATTCGAACAATCTGCCCACCAAGGATCCCTATCAGGCTGCGAAAAGCGGCAACCGGGATGCCTTCCTGTCCAAAGTGGCATCGACGGGAGGCGGGGTCTTGCTCTACGGCACTTACCTGGGCGGAACCGGTTGGGATGCCGCGTATGAGACTCATGTGGATGCGTCTGGATATATCCTGTTGGTGGGAGCAACCCAGTCCAACAACTTCCCGCGGGTGAATGCGGCCGATAACAGCTTCAACGGAGTCCAGGATGCTTTTGTGACCAAACTGGCTCTGGCGCCGCTGAAGACCACCTCCTTCCAGGACGGCGTTCTGCCCACAACCGCCTATGCCGGCACGCGCGATACCTACGTCTCGCAGAACAGCGCGGCGGTCAACTTCGGCGCCGTGGCCACGCTCAACGTCGACGGCGATGACCCCAATGGCAGCGGCAAGGACATCTGCACGCTGATCAAGTGGGACGTGACGACGATCCCATCATGCGCCACCCTCAGCTCGGCCAGCATCGTCATCAACGTCACCAACCACTCGACCGGGCAGGTGTACGAACTGTACAAGGTCACGCAGAACTGGGACGAGATGACGGCGACCTGGAACAACCAGCCAACCCATGACACCAAGGTGCTGGGGACGGTGGGGATGAACGCGCTGGGTCTGTACACGATCAACCTGAACACGACCGGCAAGTCGGTGGTGCAGGGCTGGATCGACAAACCGGCGACGAACTACGGCTTTTGGATTTGTGACCCCAACAACACCGACGGCTTCGACTTCGACTCCAGCGAGGCTGCGACGGCGGCCAACCGGCCGAAGCTGACGGTGCAGTGGGTGCACCCGGCGGTGACGACCTCGGCCCCGGCCGACGAGCCACTGACCGACGAGGGTGCGCCGGAGGCCGGGTGGCCGCTCTTGTGGATGCCGCTGGTCAATCGCTAA
- a CDS encoding S8 family serine peptidase, protein MKTTTIFVILCLALLAVVGGTAALSGRPALPTGILDPPIPDDAVRLGPIPSALTPAVYAPDTVLVRYKVGATSVQTEAARLALNAVVVHTFTLVPGLVELRLPGDGPGVMEAVTMLSALPYVAYAEPDYQVSIARDPNDEHWQYLWGMRTIRAPEAWNTTTGNPNFVVAGIDTGIDYTHPDLAANIWTNPNEIAGNNIDDDANGYVDDIHGWDFVNNDNDPMDDHSHGTHTAGTIGAVGDNGIGVAGVNWQVKLMALKFLDSSGSGWTSDAVSCVQYATMMGVKVSNNSWGGGGYSQSLYDAINASKSVGHLFIAAAGNAGNNNDITPSYPASYNLDNIIAVAAIDSSDALAGWSNYGATTVDLGAPGVDIISTLPGGYGWGSGTSMASPHVAGAAALLYGYHSSETYTQIRDRILDTARLVPALAGRTLTGGVLDVAAALVGGTRTPTPTPGTPTATPTPVTDTIEVNTTADSNGLCQQPPAGDCSLREAIALANSTPGHQTIVIPAGTYLLTDPGQLSITDNATLLGAGAASTIIDRNGAGHGLVLSNGREAEFNGLTVRNANYAITSWYGSLLVKNCVVRDNSGVAVHGGNIRIENSILENNATGGADAHYNGYIIDSQIISNGGAGFACGGYSNECAVRGSKVAHNNGEGVHMQTFDHTAPLLVEESAIVGNLNWGITGSGQYPSATIRNSTIALNTLGGISWQTPAQGLPLLTLINSTLNGNNLNGAATVENTIIADVSCNTSLRSLGHNLIADPARCPYTPATGDLSGNPGLGAFTGEYYPIFPGTSPAIDAANNATCPTIDQRKLDRPVDGDNDGNADCDIGAIENQGPSEQPTPTVTPTPTPMPAWLEVNTTADLNGLCQQPPDGDCSLREAILLANSTPGQQVIHVPAGIYNLTIPAGGEDPSGENAMVGDLDLKGDVTILGVGDGTVVIDAGQQYRVFHIMIDNTVRLERLTIRNGSSNNGGGISTNGYTTLVNTTLTNNYASIAGGAVHNYTRVLTIINSTLVNNGATSSGDGVWTEGSRASAKLYNTILANPGYKGDCAGPVAVNDHNLIQDGTCSPMVSGDPKLGPYSDGYYMPQAGSPVIDAGSNSSCVTNDQLDHPRTDGNGDGVVVCDLGAIEAPEATPTHTPTPTNTATPTYTPTRTPTRTRTPTRTPTVPAGGVIFADSFESGNFSAWSSATTGGGDLSVTAAAAMRGSSKGMQANINDNTALYVKDLRPVNELRYNARFWFDPNSITMTSGDMLNLFTGRVGTLEVLRVAFRRYTTSYQVRVQIRTDAATYTSGSWYTITDGPHAIEIEWKAATAAGANNGSISLWLDGVAKQTKGSIDNDTLRVDEVRLGPLAGIDTGTRGILYFDAFESRRTGYIGQSIGPDSAPAETGRGEADELLRAEDENDEAGGENGDSDLDLYLPLMQQR, encoded by the coding sequence ATGAAAACTACAACCATTTTCGTCATCCTGTGTCTGGCGCTGCTGGCAGTTGTAGGGGGAACAGCGGCCCTGAGCGGGCGCCCGGCGCTGCCAACAGGCATCCTCGACCCGCCGATCCCAGATGATGCTGTTCGCCTGGGCCCTATCCCGTCGGCGCTGACCCCTGCCGTGTACGCCCCCGACACCGTCCTGGTGCGCTACAAAGTCGGCGCCACCTCCGTCCAGACGGAGGCAGCTCGCTTGGCCCTGAACGCCGTCGTGGTTCACACCTTCACCCTGGTCCCCGGCCTGGTCGAGTTGCGGTTGCCGGGCGATGGCCCCGGCGTCATGGAAGCGGTGACGATGCTCTCGGCGCTGCCCTATGTCGCCTATGCCGAGCCGGATTACCAGGTCAGCATCGCGCGCGACCCCAATGATGAACACTGGCAGTATCTCTGGGGGATGAGAACCATCCGGGCGCCTGAGGCCTGGAATACGACCACTGGCAACCCGAATTTCGTCGTCGCCGGTATCGACACCGGCATCGACTACACTCACCCCGATCTGGCAGCCAACATCTGGACCAACCCGAACGAGATCGCCGGAAACAACATCGATGATGACGCCAACGGCTATGTGGATGACATCCACGGCTGGGACTTCGTCAACAACGACAATGACCCCATGGATGACCACAGCCACGGCACCCACACGGCCGGCACCATCGGCGCCGTGGGGGATAACGGCATCGGCGTGGCCGGCGTCAACTGGCAGGTCAAGTTGATGGCGCTGAAGTTCCTCGACAGCAGCGGATCGGGTTGGACTTCGGACGCCGTCAGTTGCGTGCAGTATGCCACCATGATGGGGGTCAAGGTCTCCAACAACAGCTGGGGCGGAGGCGGCTACTCGCAGTCACTGTACGACGCCATCAATGCCTCGAAGTCCGTCGGCCATCTCTTCATCGCCGCGGCGGGGAACGCCGGCAACAACAACGACATCACGCCCTCCTACCCCGCCAGCTACAACCTGGACAACATCATCGCCGTGGCCGCCATCGATAGCAGCGACGCCCTGGCCGGGTGGTCCAACTATGGCGCCACGACCGTCGATCTGGGCGCACCCGGCGTGGATATCATCAGCACACTCCCTGGCGGTTACGGCTGGGGGAGCGGCACGTCGATGGCGTCCCCGCACGTGGCCGGGGCGGCGGCGCTGCTCTACGGCTACCACTCGTCCGAAACCTACACCCAAATCCGCGACCGCATCCTCGACACAGCCCGTCTCGTGCCAGCGCTGGCAGGCAGAACCCTGACCGGCGGTGTGCTCGACGTGGCAGCGGCTCTGGTTGGCGGGACGCGAACGCCGACGCCGACGCCTGGGACGCCGACGGCCACGCCCACGCCCGTGACCGATACCATCGAGGTCAACACGACTGCCGACAGCAACGGCCTCTGCCAGCAGCCGCCAGCCGGCGACTGTTCGTTACGCGAGGCCATCGCGCTGGCAAATAGCACACCGGGCCACCAGACGATTGTCATTCCGGCCGGCACCTATCTTCTGACCGATCCGGGCCAGTTGAGCATCACGGATAACGCCACACTGCTGGGCGCCGGGGCGGCCAGCACCATCATCGACCGCAACGGCGCCGGTCATGGGCTGGTGCTCAGCAACGGCCGGGAGGCGGAATTCAACGGTCTGACCGTGCGTAACGCCAACTACGCCATCACCAGCTGGTACGGCTCCTTGCTGGTGAAGAACTGCGTGGTGAGGGATAACAGCGGCGTGGCCGTACATGGCGGCAACATCCGCATCGAGAACAGCATCCTTGAGAATAACGCCACCGGCGGCGCCGATGCCCACTACAATGGCTATATCATCGATAGCCAGATCATCAGCAACGGCGGCGCCGGCTTCGCTTGTGGTGGTTACAGCAATGAGTGCGCGGTGCGTGGCAGCAAGGTGGCTCATAACAACGGCGAGGGCGTGCACATGCAGACCTTCGACCACACAGCGCCCTTGCTGGTCGAAGAGAGCGCCATCGTTGGCAACCTCAACTGGGGCATCACCGGTTCGGGTCAATACCCTTCTGCCACCATTCGGAACTCCACGATTGCCCTCAACACGCTTGGCGGTATCTCGTGGCAGACGCCGGCTCAAGGCCTGCCTCTGTTGACGCTGATCAACTCGACTCTGAATGGCAACAACCTCAACGGCGCGGCGACGGTGGAGAACACCATCATCGCCGACGTCAGCTGCAACACCTCGCTGCGGTCGTTGGGACACAACCTGATCGCCGATCCTGCGCGCTGTCCCTACACGCCTGCCACCGGCGACCTGAGCGGCAACCCTGGCCTGGGTGCCTTCACCGGCGAGTACTATCCCATCTTCCCAGGCACCAGCCCGGCCATCGATGCGGCCAACAATGCCACCTGTCCCACCATCGACCAGCGCAAGCTCGATCGACCGGTGGACGGCGACAACGACGGCAACGCTGACTGCGATATCGGGGCGATCGAGAATCAGGGTCCGAGTGAGCAACCCACCCCGACCGTGACGCCGACGCCGACACCGATGCCAGCCTGGCTCGAGGTGAATACGACGGCGGATCTGAACGGCCTCTGCCAGCAGCCACCCGATGGTGACTGTTCACTGCGAGAGGCGATCCTGTTGGCCAACAGCACGCCGGGTCAGCAGGTGATCCACGTCCCTGCTGGCATCTACAATCTGACGATTCCAGCGGGTGGTGAAGATCCGAGCGGTGAGAATGCCATGGTGGGTGATCTCGATCTGAAGGGCGACGTCACGATTCTCGGTGTCGGCGATGGCACGGTGGTGATCGACGCCGGACAGCAATACCGTGTATTCCACATCATGATCGACAACACGGTGCGACTGGAGCGACTGACGATCCGGAATGGCAGTTCCAACAACGGTGGCGGCATCTCGACCAACGGCTATACCACGCTGGTGAACACCACCCTCACCAATAACTATGCCTCCATTGCCGGTGGCGCCGTGCACAATTACACGCGCGTCCTCACGATCATCAACAGTACGTTGGTAAATAATGGTGCGACTAGCTCTGGAGATGGTGTGTGGACGGAAGGCAGCCGGGCGAGCGCCAAACTCTACAACACGATCCTTGCCAATCCGGGTTACAAGGGAGATTGCGCCGGGCCGGTCGCCGTCAACGACCATAATCTGATCCAGGACGGCACCTGTAGCCCCATGGTCAGCGGCGACCCGAAGCTGGGACCTTATAGCGATGGCTACTACATGCCACAGGCTGGCAGTCCGGTCATCGACGCCGGTAGCAACAGCAGTTGCGTCACAAACGACCAACTCGATCATCCGCGCACGGACGGGAACGGCGATGGCGTGGTGGTGTGTGATCTTGGGGCGATCGAGGCGCCCGAGGCCACGCCTACTCACACGCCCACTCCCACCAACACAGCGACGCCAACCTATACTCCCACGCGAACTCCTACCCGAACCCGCACGCCCACAAGAACGCCTACAGTTCCTGCTGGCGGCGTGATCTTCGCCGACAGCTTCGAGAGTGGCAACTTCTCGGCCTGGTCGAGCGCAACCACAGGCGGGGGCGACCTGAGCGTGACGGCGGCAGCGGCGATGCGAGGCAGCAGCAAGGGCATGCAGGCGAACATCAACGACAACACCGCCCTGTATGTAAAGGATCTGCGCCCGGTCAACGAGCTTCGCTACAACGCCCGCTTCTGGTTCGACCCGAACTCGATCACGATGACCTCTGGCGACATGCTCAACCTCTTCACAGGGCGGGTGGGGACGCTGGAAGTGCTGCGGGTGGCGTTCCGGCGCTACACCACCAGCTACCAGGTGCGGGTGCAGATCCGCACCGATGCGGCGACATACACGAGCGGGAGCTGGTACACGATCACGGATGGGCCACATGCGATCGAAATCGAGTGGAAGGCGGCGACGGCGGCGGGGGCGAACAACGGGTCGATCAGCCTGTGGCTCGATGGCGTGGCGAAGCAAACGAAGGGGAGTATCGACAACGACACCCTGCGGGTGGATGAAGTGCGGTTGGGGCCGCTGGCGGGGATCGACACGGGCACGCGCGGCATCCTGTACTTCGACGCCTTCGAGTCGCGGCGGACGGGCTACATCGGCCAGAGCATCGGCCCGGATTCTGCGCCAGCGGAAACGGGCAGGGGAGAAGCCGATGAGCTCTTGCGGGCTGAGGACGAGAACGACGAGGCGGGTGGAGAGAACGGCGATTCTGACCTTGACCTCTACCTGCCGCTCATGCAACAGCGATGA